A stretch of Electrophorus electricus isolate fEleEle1 chromosome 3, fEleEle1.pri, whole genome shotgun sequence DNA encodes these proteins:
- the LOC113571682 gene encoding filamin-A-interacting protein 1 isoform X4: MLVEERQLHTDQIDQQSQKIQDLSKKLQEREQDIESLTSKSKEDIQKIQKLEVESEHRAAKFAQEHEEMTTKLSNQELQSRQLRLKLASLSCRIEELEESNRVLQKSEENLQELRDKISRGECGSSSFMAELENLRKRVLEMEGKDEEITKTEAQCKELRRKLQDEESHSHELKLEIEKLQKRMVDLEKLETAFTVSKSECAQLHANLEQEKTLTKNLAQELENVKTHINELESSESRLEKAEVNLKDDLTKLKSFTVILVDERKNMVERIKQEERKSEDMSTMLKTEQSKVMEVTEKLIEESRKLLKLKSEMEMKVSTLAKEKNDLRTRLASEEEKQKDLCAKVILMQKRIECLEETERQSFQSKVDVEKVRYPDEDNKVKELTEEIERLKNRLKQLEVVEGDLIKTEDEYDMLEKKYRTEQDKANALSQLLEEMKTQIARNKAIEKGEAVNQEAELRLKCKMEEAKTRDLQADVLALKEKIHELMNKEDQLSQLQVDYTVLQQRLIDEEDKKKIMSQQILNLTKDLEVTKRYSRALRPSMNGRRIVDVPLTSTAVQTEAESIEAVEEDTPAVFIRKSVLEENHVMSNLRQKGLKKPAVLDRYPPAATELGIRKSWLPWMKKKDVITDEQAGSDKTAYKIDRDAPPQPTELTMSQKPGKPLHIRVTPDHQNSTATLEITSPRAEDFFSSATIIPTLGLQKPRITIVPKPITVTSKGATTGTSCGPERTMSPVTITTISRAKSPDGNKSPYSDGTSSPVSVITVSTNPVTPPCVSPEPQEMTTGRAVLKVTPEKQTVPTQIRKYNPNANIITTEDNKIHIHLGPQYKRPQDAGSSPTVMVRPLTVSAESKETVPTATVLRSPRQASTSAVKTTSGKMTSSITITPITSAPSRPTQSVSGADVQSSRCAATRIPVSKGMKTGKTVLGLTTVSRIESRAESQSMKIELRKSAVFRSITTAGGKT; encoded by the exons ATGCTGGTGGAGGAGAGGCAGCTCCACACTGACCAGATTGATCAGCAAAGCCAGAAAATACAGGACCTCAGCAAAAAGCTGCAGGAGAGGGAACAAGACATCGAGAGCCTCACTAGTAAATCAAAGGAGGATATTCAGAAGATTCAGAAGCTGGAGGTGGAGTCAGAGCACAGGGCTGCCAAGTTTGCACAAGAACATGAAGAGATGACCACCAAGCTCTCCAATCAAGAGTTACAGAGCCGACAGCTGCGCTTGAAGTTGGCAAGTCTGTCATGCAGGATTGAAGAGCTGGAAGAGAGCAACAGGGTACTCCAGAAATCTGAGGAGAACCTCCAGGAGTTGAGGGACAAAATCAGTAGGGGAGAATGTGGAAGCTCCAGCTTCATGGCTGAGCTTGAGAATCTTCGTAAGAGAGTGCTAGAGATGGAAGGGAAGGATGAGGAGATCACAAAGACAGAGGCACAGTGCAAGGAGCTAAGAAGGAAACTCCAAGATGAGGAGAGTCACAGTCATGAGCTGAAACTTGAAATCGAGAAGCTGCAGAAGAGGATGGTAGACCTAGAGAAGCTTGAGACAGCTTTTACTGTGAGCAAGTCTGAATGCGCACAGCTTCATGCAAACCTAGAACAAGAGAAGACCTTGACAAAAAACTTAGCTCAGGAACTTGAGAATGTGAAAACACATATTAACGAGCTGGAAAGCTCTGAATCAAGGCTTGAAAAGGCTGAAGTTAACCTAAAAGATGACTTGACAAAGCTGAAGTCATTCACTGTAATATTAGTggatgagagaaagaacatGGTAGAGAGAATTAAACAAGAAGAGCGCAAAAGTGAAGACATGAGCACAATGCTTAAGACTGAGCAAAGCAAGGTCATGGAAGTCACAGAGAAGCTTATCGAAGAGAGCAGAAAGCTTCTGAAACTGAAGTCAGAGATGGAAATGAAAGTGTCCACTCTTGCAAAGGAGAAAAATGACCTGAGGACTAGACTAGCAAGTGAAGAGGAGAAACAAAAGGATCTATGTGCAAAGGTCATCCTAATGCAAAAAAGAATAGAATGTCTTGAAGAGACTGAAAGACAATCCTTCCAAAGTAAAGTTGATGTGGAAAAGGTGAGGTATCCAGATGAAGATAACAAGGTTAAAGAGCTGACTGAGGAGATTGAGAGGCTTAAGAACCGTCTAAAGCAGCTTGAGGTTGTGGAGGGAGATTTGATAAAGACAGAGGATGAGTATGATATGCTTGAAAAGAAGTATAGAACAGAGCAGGACAAGGCCAATGCCCTCTCTCAGCTCCTGGAGGAAATGAAGACACAGATTGCAAGGAACAAGGCAATAGAAAAAGGGGAGGCTGTAAACCAAGAAGCCGAGCTGAGACTGAAGTGCAAAATGGAGGAGGCCAAAACAAGAGATTTGCAAGCAGATGTTCTAGCACTCAAGGAGAAGATTCATGAGCTGATGAACAAGGAGGACCAGTTATCTCAGTTGCAAGTAGATTACACAGTTCTACAGCAGAGGCTTATAGATGAAGAAGACAAGAAAAAGATTATGAGCCAACAGATCCTAAACCTCACGAAAGACTTAGAGGTCACAAAACGCTACAGTCGAGCACTACGTCCTAGCATGAATGGCAGGAGGATAGTGGACGTTCCCCTTACTTCAACAGCTGttcagacagaggcagagagtaTTGAAGCTGTTGAAGAGGACACTCCAGCAGTATTTATAAGAAAGTCTGTCCTAGAAGAAAACCATGTTATGAGTAATTTGAGGCAAAAAGGCCTTAAGAAACCAGCTGTGCTAGACCGTTATCCACCTGCAGCTACAGAGTTAGGTATCCGAAAGTCATGGCTCCCTTGGATGAAGAAGAAGGATGTGATTACTGATGAGCAGGCTGGCTCAGACAAGACTGCCTACAAAATTGATAGAGATGCACCACCTCAGCCAACTGAGCTGACCATGTCTCAGAAACCAGGGAAACCACTGCATATCAGAGTGACTCCAGATCATCAAAATAGCACAGCCACTTTGGAGATCACCAGTCCTCGTGCTGAGGACTTCTTTTCGAGTGCCACCATTATACCCACTTTAGGGCTCCAGAAACCACGAATCACTATCGTTCCTAAGCCTATTACTGTGACATCCAAGGGCGCAACCACTGGAACATCATGTGGACCGGAAAGGACCATGTCTCCAGTGACAATTACCACCATTTCAAGAGCAAAGAGCCCCGATGGAAACAAGAGCCCTTACTCAGACGGTACAAGCTCCCCTGTATCGGTCATCACAGTCAGCACAAACCCAGTAACTCCACCGTGTGTCTCTCCAGAACCCCAGGAGATGACCACAGGCCGGGCTGTGCTTAAGGTAACCCCGGAGAAGCAGACGGTGCCGACGCAGATTCGTAAATACAACCCCAATGCTAACATCATAACAACAGAGGACAACAAAATCCATATTCACCTGGGGCCACAGTACAAAAGGCCTCAGGATGCTGGCAGTAGCCCCACTGTCATGGTGAGACCTCTCACTGTGAGTGCAGAAAGCAAGGAGACTGTCCCTACAGCAACAGTGCTACGCTCACCTCGACAGGCGTCCACTTCTGCAGTGAAGACTACCTCAGGCAAGATGACGAGCAGTATTACCATTACCCCCATCACCTCTGCTCCATCTAGACCTACCCAGTCTGTG TCCGGGGCGGATGTGCAGTCATCTCGGTGCGCAGCCACGCGAATCCCTGTGTCAAAAGGTATGAAAACAGGCAAAACAGTTCTGGGGCTCACCACAGTGTCAAGGATAGAGTCTCGTGCTGAAAGCCAGTCAATGAAAATTGAACTGAGGAAATCTGCAGTGTTCAGGTCTATAACCACAGCTGGGGGCAAGACCTGA